One Chordicoccus furentiruminis DNA window includes the following coding sequences:
- a CDS encoding TetR/AcrR family transcriptional regulator, with amino-acid sequence MLKKLTEEQQAALLESATQEFGERGLKAATVASIARRSQLSVGVIYKYYADKNDLFAACLRRSMELLEEALAQAAGKAASLTDAAEALIRASQRFAEAHPACFRMYHAITAFPDADGAELYAREIETVSADLYQKLISRAKSEKRIRGDADPQMFAFFFDNLLMMLHFSYGCDYYRHRMEIFCGGKAGDPSFDERVTRTMLAFIRGAFGDRETEEQAAAGRDRTEEKATAGRTGQRRKQLPAGS; translated from the coding sequence ATGCTGAAGAAACTGACGGAAGAGCAGCAGGCCGCGCTTCTTGAGAGCGCCACGCAGGAATTCGGGGAGCGGGGGCTCAAGGCGGCGACGGTGGCCTCCATCGCGCGGCGCTCGCAGCTCAGCGTCGGCGTGATCTACAAGTATTACGCGGATAAAAACGACCTGTTCGCCGCCTGCCTCCGCCGCTCCATGGAGCTGCTGGAAGAGGCGCTGGCGCAGGCGGCCGGGAAGGCCGCCTCTCTGACGGACGCGGCGGAGGCGCTGATCCGCGCCAGCCAGCGCTTCGCGGAGGCGCATCCGGCCTGCTTCCGGATGTATCATGCGATCACCGCCTTCCCGGACGCGGACGGGGCAGAGCTGTATGCACGGGAAATCGAGACGGTTTCGGCCGATCTCTATCAGAAACTGATTTCAAGGGCGAAATCTGAGAAGCGAATCCGCGGGGACGCGGATCCTCAGATGTTCGCCTTTTTTTTCGACAATCTGCTGATGATGCTTCATTTTTCCTACGGCTGCGATTACTACCGGCACAGGATGGAGATTTTCTGCGGCGGGAAGGCCGGCGACCCTTCGTTTGACGAGCGGGTGACGCGGACGATGCTGGCGTTCATCCGCGGCGCTTTCGGTGACAGAGAGACTGAGGAGCAGGCAGCCGCCGGCCGGGACAGGACGGAGGAGAAGGCAACTGCCGGCCGGACGGGACAGAGGAGAAAGCAGCTGCCGGCCGGTTCGTAA
- a CDS encoding HAD family hydrolase, with protein MSAIAFDLDDTLYDLCWPYARAVSDCFSGKYDRLAEALFMRSRVHSDEVFEDWSSGRMRTDDMYAYRNLKSFDDFGIRITREEALRIQDLYKEYQKRISLTEDVKRMLTVCRDAGVRMGIVTNGPGEHQRAKIRTLGLLRWFPEDRIVISGEVGAAKPGTEIFRIAAERLGTRPADAWYIGDTFANDVAAPRAAGWRTLWVNRRGNPVPAGETPPDRTVQGEREMADAVCRMVRVGRGVF; from the coding sequence ATGAGTGCGATTGCCTTTGATCTGGATGATACGCTGTATGACCTCTGCTGGCCCTACGCGAGGGCGGTCTCGGACTGCTTCAGCGGGAAGTATGACCGGCTGGCGGAGGCTCTCTTCATGCGGAGCCGGGTGCACAGCGACGAGGTGTTCGAGGACTGGAGCAGCGGCCGGATGCGCACGGACGATATGTACGCGTACCGGAATCTGAAATCCTTCGACGATTTCGGCATCCGGATCACCCGGGAGGAGGCGCTGCGGATTCAGGACCTCTACAAGGAATACCAGAAGCGGATTTCGCTCACGGAGGACGTGAAGCGGATGCTGACCGTCTGCCGGGACGCCGGCGTCCGGATGGGAATCGTCACCAACGGGCCGGGGGAGCATCAGCGGGCGAAGATCCGCACGCTCGGGCTTCTCAGATGGTTTCCGGAGGACCGGATCGTGATTTCCGGTGAGGTCGGCGCGGCCAAGCCGGGGACGGAGATTTTCCGCATCGCGGCGGAGCGGCTCGGCACGCGTCCGGCGGACGCCTGGTATATAGGCGATACATTTGCGAATGATGTGGCGGCTCCCCGGGCCGCGGGCTGGCGCACACTCTGGGTCAACCGCAGGGGAAACCCGGTTCCCGCGGGTGAGACCCCTCCGGACCGGACGGTCCAGGGCGAAAGGGAAATGGCGGACGCGGTCTGCCGCATGGTGAGGGTCGGACGCGGCGTTTTCTGA
- a CDS encoding HAD family hydrolase: MIRNVIFDLGGVLINDNPLACMRRMGFGDDRAVPMSRALAGDPYWAEMDLGLYDSLDGCVETLISHQPKEFEADLRRFFSGQWMAGMYTPLTENLPLYHKLRGEGYGIYLLSNFFTEGFAMLDRLYDFIRDADGRIVSSHVHLRKPQPEIYQALLDRYSLKPEECVFFDDRQANADAAAAQGIRAVRFLNVRQAEEDFRCFSRFN, from the coding sequence ATGATACGGAATGTGATATTTGATCTTGGCGGCGTGCTGATCAACGACAACCCGCTCGCCTGTATGCGGCGGATGGGCTTCGGGGATGACCGGGCGGTTCCGATGAGCCGGGCGCTGGCCGGCGATCCGTACTGGGCCGAGATGGATCTGGGACTCTATGACAGTCTGGACGGCTGCGTGGAGACGCTGATCAGCCATCAGCCGAAGGAGTTTGAGGCCGATCTCAGGCGGTTCTTCTCGGGGCAGTGGATGGCCGGCATGTATACGCCGCTGACGGAGAATCTGCCGCTGTATCATAAGCTCCGTGGGGAAGGATACGGGATTTACCTGCTGTCCAACTTCTTCACCGAGGGCTTCGCGATGCTGGACCGCCTCTATGACTTTATCCGGGACGCGGACGGGCGGATTGTCTCCTCTCATGTGCATCTGAGAAAGCCTCAGCCGGAGATTTATCAGGCTCTGCTTGATCGGTACAGCCTGAAGCCGGAGGAGTGCGTTTTCTTTGATGACCGTCAGGCGAACGCGGACGCGGCGGCCGCGCAGGGGATCCGCGCGGTCCGGTTCCTCAACGTACGTCAGGCGGAGGAGGACTTCCGGTGTTTTTCCAGATTCAATTGA
- a CDS encoding class II aldolase/adducin family protein translates to MSYEMKEAKERVIRAGKELVEAGLIARTWGNISARISDTQFVITPSGRAYDTLTPDQIVTVGIQDLAWSGDVKPSSEKGVHAAAYALRPDVNFVIHTHQNYATALSTLARPLAVGQIEEEAGDVLGPEVPVAAYGLSSTKTLTDHVRDCIRRYPASRAVLLRNHGTLCMGRDDGDAFHVAHVLEQVSKKRYLELACGKAPEDTEPDYELRKHWRVFRREIHEEYDAFCEIFDNPSVSCVITSDAPYIRQYSAFGRALPPYVDDLTQIVGVHIPCLPYDAGRKKLKAALRETCSAVLVKGRGAVCCAGSEEDAEAVMMLVDKVCQVALLERAGCRPRTVPLAGGLLEHVVYVKKYSKLKN, encoded by the coding sequence ATGTCATATGAGATGAAGGAAGCGAAGGAGCGCGTGATCCGCGCGGGAAAGGAGCTGGTGGAGGCGGGGCTGATCGCCAGAACCTGGGGCAACATCAGCGCGCGGATCTCCGATACGCAGTTTGTGATCACGCCGAGCGGCCGGGCGTATGATACGCTGACGCCGGATCAGATCGTGACGGTCGGAATTCAGGATCTTGCCTGGAGCGGGGACGTGAAGCCGTCCAGCGAAAAAGGCGTGCACGCGGCCGCCTACGCGCTGCGGCCGGATGTGAACTTCGTGATTCACACGCATCAGAACTACGCGACGGCTCTTTCCACGCTGGCGAGGCCGCTGGCCGTGGGGCAGATTGAGGAGGAAGCGGGAGACGTTCTCGGGCCGGAGGTGCCGGTGGCGGCCTACGGGCTGTCGTCGACGAAGACGCTGACGGATCATGTAAGGGATTGCATCCGCCGGTATCCCGCGAGCCGGGCGGTGCTGCTCCGGAACCACGGCACGCTGTGTATGGGCCGGGACGACGGAGACGCGTTTCATGTGGCGCATGTGCTCGAGCAGGTATCGAAGAAGCGGTACCTGGAGCTGGCCTGCGGGAAGGCGCCGGAGGATACGGAGCCTGATTATGAGCTTCGTAAGCACTGGAGGGTCTTTCGGCGGGAGATTCACGAGGAGTACGATGCCTTCTGCGAGATTTTTGACAATCCGTCCGTCAGCTGCGTGATCACGTCGGACGCACCGTACATCCGGCAGTACAGCGCGTTCGGAAGAGCGCTGCCGCCTTATGTCGACGATCTGACACAGATCGTGGGCGTCCATATCCCATGCCTCCCGTATGACGCGGGCCGGAAGAAGCTGAAGGCGGCTCTCCGGGAAACCTGCAGCGCGGTGCTGGTGAAGGGCCGCGGTGCGGTCTGCTGCGCCGGATCGGAGGAGGACGCGGAGGCCGTGATGATGCTGGTGGACAAGGTCTGTCAGGTCGCGCTTCTTGAGCGGGCCGGCTGCCGTCCCCGCACGGTGCCGCTGGCCGGCGGACTGCTGGAGCATGTCGTGTATGTGAAGAAATATTCAAAACTCAAGAACTGA
- a CDS encoding flavin reductase family protein: MSGFEERNPGELKKNVFSMIGRDWMLIAAEKDGRVNAMTASWGGLGVLWGSDVAYIFVRQSRLTKEFIDASDTFSLNFLDPARFRDVQKYMGTVSGRDEDKVAKSGLQVQRAEQTPYFGESDTVLLCRKAGAFELGPDGIGEEDRKRWYADGNLHTMYVGRIVKLMTRAEES, translated from the coding sequence ATGAGTGGATTTGAGGAGAGGAATCCCGGGGAACTGAAGAAGAATGTGTTCTCGATGATCGGCAGGGACTGGATGCTGATCGCCGCGGAGAAGGACGGGCGAGTGAACGCGATGACGGCCTCGTGGGGCGGCCTCGGCGTGCTCTGGGGAAGCGATGTGGCGTACATTTTCGTCCGGCAGAGCCGCCTGACGAAGGAATTCATCGATGCTTCCGATACATTTTCGCTGAATTTCCTCGATCCGGCGCGCTTCCGGGATGTTCAGAAATATATGGGAACGGTCTCCGGACGCGATGAGGACAAGGTGGCAAAGAGCGGGCTTCAGGTGCAGCGTGCGGAGCAGACGCCGTATTTCGGAGAGTCGGATACAGTTCTGCTATGCAGAAAGGCGGGCGCGTTCGAACTGGGACCGGACGGAATCGGGGAGGAGGACCGGAAGCGGTGGTACGCCGACGGAAATCTCCATACGATGTATGTCGGCCGGATCGTGAAGCTGATGACGCGCGCGGAGGAATCGTAA
- a CDS encoding xylulokinase, producing MSGTLVLAYDIGTTGVKTCLFGIDREIRLLAGATAGYGLYLLPGGGAEQDAEEWWQAMRTTTARVLEESGRRPSEIAGISFCSQMQGLVLVDRDGVPVHRPMSYMDQRASEEIRKGIAYGPQIAGANVWKLLQSLRITGAVSSSVKDPLWKYKWIEAHEPEAFARAYRWLDVKEYIIRRCTGRFVMTDDSAYATMLYDTRRGHEGWSRELARMFGVRMEHLPEVIRTTDRAGELTEKAAADLGLSAGTPVFGGGGDATLIGIGSGCVNVGQTHIYCGTSGWVSTIVDRQTVDAKNMIAAIVGAQPGRFNYFAEMETAGKCLEWVRNHLALDEIGIYLEKHDVTEEPESVYRTLYDYLSEVISSCEPGAGGVIFTPWLHGNRCPFEDASAAGMFFNIRLETGKTELIRAVVEGICYHLRWMLECEDRRVRTSDPVRFAGGGALSPVTDQILADVTGRTVEVVAEPQDVGAVGAAAVAGVGLGLMNGIGEIASFIPVVRTFRPDEGNRAVYDRTYQTFCRLHACNAKLFRAMNDLQNRERGDRS from the coding sequence ATGAGCGGGACGCTTGTGCTTGCCTACGATATCGGGACAACGGGAGTGAAGACATGTCTCTTCGGCATCGACCGGGAGATCCGGCTTCTGGCCGGCGCGACGGCCGGATACGGGCTGTACCTTCTTCCGGGCGGAGGCGCGGAACAGGACGCCGAGGAGTGGTGGCAGGCGATGCGGACCACCACCGCCCGCGTCCTTGAGGAGAGCGGGAGAAGGCCGTCGGAGATCGCGGGGATTTCCTTCTGCTCGCAGATGCAGGGACTCGTGCTGGTTGACCGGGACGGCGTCCCCGTTCACCGGCCGATGAGCTACATGGATCAGCGGGCGTCCGAAGAGATCCGGAAAGGCATCGCCTACGGGCCGCAGATTGCGGGAGCCAACGTCTGGAAGCTGCTCCAATCCCTCCGGATCACCGGCGCCGTCTCCAGCTCGGTGAAGGATCCGCTGTGGAAATACAAGTGGATCGAGGCGCATGAGCCTGAGGCGTTTGCCCGGGCATACCGGTGGCTGGACGTCAAGGAGTACATCATCCGCCGATGCACGGGCCGCTTCGTGATGACGGACGATTCCGCCTACGCGACGATGCTCTATGATACCCGGCGCGGGCATGAGGGCTGGAGCCGGGAACTGGCGCGGATGTTCGGCGTCCGCATGGAGCATCTGCCGGAGGTGATCCGGACGACGGATCGGGCGGGAGAACTGACGGAGAAGGCGGCGGCGGATCTCGGCCTCAGCGCCGGCACGCCGGTGTTCGGCGGCGGGGGCGATGCGACGCTGATCGGCATCGGCAGCGGATGCGTGAACGTCGGCCAGACGCATATTTACTGCGGCACGTCAGGCTGGGTTTCCACGATCGTCGACCGGCAGACGGTGGACGCGAAGAACATGATCGCGGCCATCGTGGGCGCCCAGCCGGGGCGCTTCAACTACTTTGCGGAGATGGAGACGGCCGGCAAATGCCTTGAATGGGTCAGGAACCATCTCGCGCTGGATGAGATCGGCATCTATCTGGAGAAGCACGACGTCACGGAGGAGCCGGAATCCGTTTACCGGACGCTGTATGACTATCTTTCCGAGGTCATTTCCTCCTGCGAACCCGGCGCCGGCGGCGTCATCTTCACGCCCTGGCTGCACGGAAACCGCTGCCCGTTCGAGGACGCCTCGGCGGCCGGCATGTTCTTCAACATCCGTCTGGAGACCGGGAAGACGGAACTCATCCGTGCAGTGGTGGAGGGAATATGCTATCATCTCAGATGGATGCTGGAGTGTGAGGACCGCCGTGTCCGCACCTCGGATCCGGTCCGGTTTGCCGGAGGCGGCGCGCTGTCCCCGGTGACGGACCAGATTCTGGCGGACGTGACGGGGAGGACGGTCGAGGTGGTTGCGGAGCCGCAGGATGTGGGCGCGGTGGGCGCCGCCGCGGTCGCCGGCGTCGGACTCGGTCTGATGAATGGGATCGGAGAGATCGCTTCCTTTATTCCGGTGGTCAGGACGTTCCGGCCGGATGAGGGAAATCGGGCGGTCTACGACCGGACGTATCAGACCTTCTGCCGCCTGCACGCGTGCAACGCGAAGCTGTTCCGGGCCATGAACGACTTGCAGAACCGTGAGAGGGGGGATCGGTCATGA
- a CDS encoding aspartate aminotransferase family protein, translating to MAYNGYAIDSDHYPDAEAITRKLDALIRKPIYSIRPEALKEYEETFFNARCQTSKQMTDKAKEVIPGGVEHNLAFNYPFPIAIQSASGNRMTDVDGNEYYDLLQAGGPTVLGSNPPEVREAVIDLLNTCGPSTGLFHEYEYKLAKKVCDLYPSVDMIRFLGSGTEACMCAARIARLKTGHSNILKMGGGYHGWSDQLAYGIRVPGTKGMLSHGVPHFVFRHTDEYFPNDLEDLERKLRLHQMDGGTAAIFVEPVGPESGTRPVSREFIQGTERLARKYGALLVFDEVVTGFRIGVHGAQGFFGVNPDLTIFGKVIAGGYPGAGAVGGHRDCMAYLGAGLDNQGKKLHKALCGGTLSATPLSTCAGYHMICEIEKQNACEKAGRMGDRLTKGLQASIRKYNLPFVAFNQGSICHLDTVGTMHFRIDWGKLWTVPEILRQTGARQTEMEHMGAAYMAEGMITLAGSRLYTSAAYTEEDIDEVIRRFDRVFSKCGRLA from the coding sequence ATGGCATACAATGGCTACGCAATTGATTCCGATCATTATCCGGACGCGGAGGCGATCACAAGAAAGCTGGACGCGCTGATCCGCAAGCCGATCTACTCGATCCGTCCGGAGGCGCTGAAGGAGTACGAGGAGACCTTCTTCAACGCCCGCTGCCAGACATCGAAGCAGATGACGGATAAGGCGAAGGAAGTGATCCCCGGCGGAGTGGAGCACAATCTCGCCTTCAACTATCCGTTCCCGATCGCGATCCAAAGCGCGTCCGGCAACCGGATGACGGACGTGGACGGAAACGAATATTACGATCTGCTTCAGGCCGGCGGACCGACCGTGCTCGGCAGCAATCCGCCGGAGGTGCGCGAGGCGGTCATCGATCTGCTCAATACCTGCGGGCCGTCCACCGGGCTGTTCCATGAATATGAGTACAAGCTGGCGAAGAAGGTCTGCGACCTTTATCCCTCCGTGGACATGATCCGCTTCCTCGGATCCGGAACGGAGGCCTGCATGTGCGCGGCGCGGATCGCGCGGCTGAAGACCGGTCATTCCAATATCCTCAAGATGGGCGGCGGCTATCACGGATGGTCGGATCAGCTCGCCTACGGGATCCGGGTTCCCGGGACAAAGGGCATGCTGTCCCATGGCGTGCCGCACTTCGTTTTCAGGCATACCGATGAGTATTTCCCGAACGATCTTGAGGATCTGGAGCGGAAGCTCCGCCTGCATCAGATGGACGGCGGAACGGCGGCGATTTTCGTGGAACCGGTTGGGCCGGAGTCAGGCACGCGTCCCGTCTCCAGGGAATTCATTCAGGGAACGGAGCGGCTTGCCCGCAAGTACGGCGCCCTGCTCGTCTTCGACGAGGTCGTCACGGGCTTCCGGATCGGCGTGCACGGCGCGCAGGGCTTCTTCGGTGTGAACCCGGATCTGACGATCTTCGGTAAGGTGATTGCGGGCGGCTATCCGGGCGCGGGCGCGGTCGGCGGCCACCGGGACTGCATGGCCTATCTCGGAGCCGGGCTTGACAATCAGGGTAAGAAGCTGCATAAGGCACTCTGCGGCGGCACGCTTTCGGCTACGCCGCTCTCGACCTGCGCCGGATACCATATGATCTGCGAGATCGAGAAGCAGAATGCCTGCGAGAAGGCCGGGCGGATGGGGGACCGTCTGACGAAGGGACTTCAGGCGTCGATCCGGAAATACAACCTTCCGTTCGTCGCGTTCAATCAGGGCTCGATCTGCCATCTGGATACGGTCGGCACGATGCATTTCCGCATCGACTGGGGGAAGCTCTGGACCGTTCCGGAGATTCTCCGTCAGACGGGGGCGCGTCAGACCGAGATGGAGCACATGGGCGCGGCCTATATGGCGGAGGGCATGATCACGCTCGCCGGATCCCGGCTTTATACGAGCGCCGCGTACACGGAGGAGGATATCGACGAGGTGATCCGCCGGTTTGACCGGGTGTTTTCGAAATGCGGACGGCTGGCATGA
- a CDS encoding MerR family transcriptional regulator, with amino-acid sequence MAQNQKLFRIGDLARLFHVGVDSIRYYEKVGLLHPVRGEENNYRLYTLDDVRTMNTIRELLELGFHTDEILRFEKDRNLHHVADMLKKESDVIDREMAELKAKKKNIQARLRSIREDLGLDCSGTIHLLTLPERACLKIADSDMPDNMINLQLARFTIHLPEKVSTICACDCYTLDISSTNAEGNDYRTKNVFFYSPYMDFPCNFALPAGQYLSVCYRGSFEKTRTFVPKLLSFAKENGLVPAGDPIEFCHIDRYETSCQEEYLTEIQLPVRGKDA; translated from the coding sequence ATGGCACAGAATCAGAAACTGTTCCGGATCGGGGACCTCGCCCGGCTCTTCCACGTCGGTGTCGACTCGATCCGTTATTATGAAAAAGTCGGGCTCCTCCATCCCGTCCGCGGCGAGGAGAACAATTACCGCCTCTATACGCTGGACGACGTCCGCACGATGAACACCATCCGGGAACTGCTTGAACTCGGTTTCCACACGGACGAGATTCTCCGTTTCGAGAAGGACCGGAATCTTCACCACGTCGCAGACATGCTGAAAAAGGAATCCGATGTCATCGACCGCGAGATGGCGGAACTGAAGGCAAAGAAAAAAAATATCCAGGCCCGTCTCCGCTCGATACGCGAAGACCTCGGCCTGGACTGTTCCGGCACGATTCATCTGCTCACGCTTCCGGAACGCGCATGTCTCAAGATCGCCGACAGCGACATGCCGGACAACATGATCAACCTGCAGCTGGCGCGTTTCACGATCCATCTGCCGGAAAAAGTGTCGACGATCTGCGCATGCGACTGCTATACGCTCGACATCTCCTCCACGAACGCGGAAGGAAACGACTACAGGACGAAAAATGTCTTCTTCTACTCGCCTTACATGGATTTTCCCTGCAACTTTGCGCTTCCGGCCGGGCAGTACCTGTCGGTCTGCTATCGCGGGTCCTTCGAGAAGACCCGCACGTTCGTCCCGAAGCTCCTCTCCTTCGCGAAGGAAAACGGTCTCGTTCCGGCCGGCGATCCGATCGAATTCTGCCACATCGACCGGTACGAGACGTCCTGTCAGGAAGAGTACCTGACGGAAATACAGCTGCCTGTCCGCGGGAAAGACGCATGA
- a CDS encoding GtrA family protein codes for MKEEHAAGRELLRTVKFTLFSISAGAIELIVYSALDGLTDWPYWPCYLIALIASVLWNFTLNRTYTFQSASNVPAAMLKVAGFYAAFTPVSTVTGNYLAQTAGWPGVLVTILNMLCNFVLEYLYDRFYVFGNSLDTNRRAQRQREEDAETEASADDR; via the coding sequence ATGAAAGAGGAACATGCAGCCGGCAGAGAACTGCTCCGCACGGTGAAGTTCACGCTGTTTTCCATCTCGGCCGGCGCGATCGAGCTGATCGTCTACTCGGCGCTGGACGGTCTGACGGACTGGCCCTACTGGCCCTGCTATCTGATCGCGCTGATCGCGTCGGTGCTGTGGAACTTCACGCTGAACCGGACGTATACGTTCCAGTCCGCGAGCAACGTGCCGGCGGCGATGCTGAAGGTCGCCGGGTTCTATGCCGCCTTCACGCCGGTTTCCACGGTGACGGGGAACTATCTGGCCCAGACGGCAGGGTGGCCCGGTGTGCTGGTGACGATTCTTAACATGCTCTGTAACTTTGTGCTCGAGTATCTCTACGACCGGTTCTATGTGTTCGGAAATTCACTGGATACGAACCGTCGGGCACAGCGGCAGAGGGAGGAAGACGCGGAGACGGAAGCGTCTGCGGACGACAGATAA